From one Coffea eugenioides isolate CCC68of chromosome 11, Ceug_1.0, whole genome shotgun sequence genomic stretch:
- the LOC113754456 gene encoding general transcription factor 3C polypeptide 3-like isoform X3, with protein sequence MEEIMELMNYGSRRRSRKSKRRGRRKGSRNKVSPEVTRKLGDATLHYAHGRYGEAIGMFYEVIRLSPNLPDPYHRLGLIYNEMGDKKRALDFYMIAAHLTPKDASLWKLLVTWSVEQGDTGQARYCLSKAITADPEDINLRFHRASLYVELGDYLKAADSYEQISQLCPDNVKVLQTAAQLYKKCGQSERAVTVLESYLRNYCKEPDLNVVDILASLHMEGNAHHKALEHIEHAQQVYCSGKEMPLCLRTKAGICHIHLGNLVKAEALFNVLRHENLHDHRQLIIQIGDSLMNHGHYESAVEYYMMLVGDDVKNNGCLYLKIAECCCCLGKRLQSIGYFYRALDKLENSVDARLALSSLLLEENKDDEAISVLCPPKESESLFNLNLNAAKPWWLNGKIKLKLSQIYKAKGLLEAFVDVFFPVVRETLFLETIQQKVRPRKKLSKSVLSERIKILDHVRTDTVFHGFRPVASASDLSRASRAKKLLKKKEAKRAAALAAGIEWISDDSEDESPQQAPRELPLPNLIRDAEHHHLIIELCKSLASLKKYWEALKIINLTLKLASNVLSVERNEELRTLGAQIAYTIADPAHGFEYARYIVDQRPYSFSAWNCYYKVMSKLDSRYSKHNKFLHTMRTKHKSCVPLTLIFGHQFTMISQHQAAVREYLEAYKLMPDIPLVNLCAGTALINLALGHRLQNKHQSVAQGLAFLYNNLQLCRYSQEALYNIARAYHHVGLVSLAALNYEKVLTMHESDCPMPNLPNEKPDGLASPKSGYCDLRREAAYNLHLIYKKSGAIDLARQILKDHCVI encoded by the exons TCCAAGAGAAGAGGTCGACGAAAGGGATCAAGGAATAAAGTCAGTCCTGAAGTGACTCGAAAACTTGGTGATGCTACTCTTCATTATGCCCATGGCCGCTATGGAGAG GCCATAGGGATGTTTTATGAAGTGATTCGTCTTTCTCCCAATCTTCCTGATCCATATCATAGGCTTGGGCTCATCTATAATGAGATGGGTGATAAGAAGAGAGCCTTGGATTTCTACATGATTGCTGCCCATTTAACCCCAAAGGATGCATCTCTGTGGAAGCTTCTTGTGACATGGTCCGTAGAACAAGGTGATACAGGACAAGCCAGGTACTGCCTTTCTAAAGCAATAACAGCAGATCCTGAAGATATCAATTTGCGGTTTCACCGTGCATCTCTTTATGTTGAGTTGGGTGATTATTTGAAAGCTGCTGATTCATATGAGCAAATTTCACAGCTCTGTCCCGACAATGTAAAGGTACTACAGACTGCGGCCCAGCTGTATAAAAAATGTGGCCAATCTGAGCGTGCAGTCACTGTACTGGAAAGCTATCTCAGAAATTATTGCAAGGAACCTGATTTAAATGTGGTTGATATATTGGCTTCACTACACATGGAAGGCAATGCACATCATAAAGCCCTCGAGCATATTGAGCATGCACAGCAGGTTTACTGCTCTGGGAAAGAGATGCCATTATGTCTACGCACAAAAGCTGGAATATGTCATATTCACCTTGGAAACTTGGTAAAAGCAGAAGCTCTTTTCAATGTTTTGAGACATGAGAATTTACATGATCATCGCCAGTTGATTATTCAGATTGGAGATTCACTAATGAATCACGGGCATTATGAATCTGCAGTAGAATACTATATGATGTTGGTAGGAGATGATGTTAAGAACAATGGTTGCCTGTATCTGAAAATTGCTGAGTGTTGCTGTTGTCTGGGGAAACGATTGCAATCAATTGGTTACTTCTACAGAGCTTTAGACAAACTTGAGAATAGTGTTGATGCTCGGCTGGCTTTGTCATCACTTCTTCTTGAAGAAAATAAAGATGATGAAGCCATTTCTGTTCTATGTCCTCCTAAAGAATCAGAATCACTATTTAACTTGAACCTAAATGCAGCAAAACCATGGTGGCTTAATGGGAAGATAAAGTTGAAGCTTTCTCAAATCTATAAAGCTAAAGGATTGTTAGAGGCATTTGTAGATGTTTTTTTTCCTGTGGTTCGCGAGACATTGTTTCTTGAGACTATACAACAAAAGGTCAGGCCAAGGAAGAAGCTATCAAAAAGTGTTCTTTCTGAACGGATAAAAATACTTGATCATGTTAGGACTGATACTGTGTTTCATGGATTTAGACCTGTAGCTTCAGCATCAGATCTGTCTAGAGCGTCCAGAGCAAAAAAGTTACTAAAAAAGAAGGAAGCAAAAAGAGCTGCTGCTCTGGCTGCTGGAATTGAGTGGATAAGTGATGATTCAGAGGATGAATCTCCCCAACAAGCGCCAAGAGAGCTTCCTCTTCCAAACCTTATAAGAGATGCAGAACATCATCATCTCATTATAGAATTATGCAAATCACTAGCATCCTTGAAAAAGTATTGGGAAGCATTGAAAATCATCAATTTAACTCTGAAATTGGCCTCCAATGTTTTGTCTGTTGAAAGGAACGAAGAGCTTAGAACTCTGGGAGCCCAAATAGCATACACTATTGCTGATCCTGCTCACGGCTTTGAATATGCACGCTATATTGTTGATCAACGTCCTTATAGCTTTTCTGCATGGAACTGCTATTACAAAGTAATGTCAAAACTGGACAGTCGATATTCAAAGCATAACAAGTTTTTGCACACCATGCGAACCAAGCACAAAAGTTGTGTACCACTCACTCTCATTTTCGGGCACCAGTTTACCATGATCAGCCAGCATCAAGCAGCTGTTCGGGAATATTTGGAAGCTTACAAGCTGATGCCAGATATTCCCTTGGTCAATCTTTGTGCTGGAACTGCATTGATAAACTTGGCCCTAGGTCACAGACTTCAAAACAAACATCAGTCTGTGGCCCAAGGATTGGCATTTCTTTACAATAATTTACAGCTTTGCAGATATAGTCAGGAAGCACTGTATAATATAGCTCGAGCATATCATCATGTCGGTCTTGTTTCTCTTGCTGCTTTAAACTATGAAAAGGTTCTTACAATGCATGAAAGTGATTGCCCCATGCCAAACCTTCCAAATGAGAAACCAGATGGTCTGGCTTCTCCAAAGTCAGGCTACTGTGATCTTCGTCGGGAAGCAGCTTACAACTTGCATCTGATCTACAAGAAAAGTGGAGCAATTGATCTTGCCAGGCAAATCTTGAAAGATCATTGTGTCATATGA